One Weissella coleopterorum DNA segment encodes these proteins:
- a CDS encoding transposase family protein encodes MIKCDVQASAPYQKFFTDIPEIHYAQGQKAYITAYMDLFSGEILAHHIQKRPTA; translated from the coding sequence TTGATTAAATGCGATGTTCAAGCAAGTGCACCTTATCAAAAATTTTTCACAGATATACCAGAAATTCACTATGCACAAGGTCAGAAAGCTTATATAACAGCTTACATGGACCTGTTTTCTGGAGAAATTCTTGCTCATCATATTCAAAAAAGACCAACTGCATAG
- a CDS encoding IS3 family transposase — protein MFKREFVYLTKFQSYDDLILKIEIYMYWYNHHKVRTAV, from the coding sequence ATTTTCAAACGTGAGTTTGTTTACCTAACTAAATTCCAAAGTTATGATGATTTAATTTTGAAAATTGAAATTTATATGTATTGGTACAATCACCATAAAGTACGGACAGCCGTTTAA
- a CDS encoding IS3 family transposase: MSRKATPLDNAPIESFFHILKVTLTHNRLYASYAEFKEQFKEFIQYYNNKRIKEKLGSLSFNFQT; encoded by the coding sequence ATGAGTCGTAAGGCAACGCCACTTGATAACGCACCTATCGAAAGCTTTTTCCACATACTAAAAGTAACTTTAACTCATAATAGATTATATGCCAGTTATGCTGAATTTAAGGAACAATTCAAAGAATTTATTCAGTATTACAACAATAAGAGAATAAAAGAAAAACTCGGCAGCCTTTCATTCAATTTTCAAACGTGA